The genomic window TGCTTCCTCATGAAAAAGTAGAAAAAGTTGAGGAAATGTATAATAATAAAGATAGTAACAAAGGATTAGTGTTTGTTGGAGATGGGATAAACGATGCACCTGTGCTTGCAAGAGCAGATGTAGGAGTAGCCATGGGAGGAGTAGGTTCAGATGCTGCAATAGAAGCTGCAGATGTAGTTATAATGAATGATGAACCATCCAAGTTAGCTCATGCTATAAAAATAGCCAGAGCAACTAAAAAAATAGTAAATTTAAATATAATATTTGCTTTAGGAACTAAACTCATTATATTAATACTTGCAGTTTTAGGTATAGCATCAATGTGGTTAGCTGTATTTGCAGATGTAGGAGTTGCCTTGCTTGCAGTTATGAATTCTATGAGAATATTAAGAGTTAAATGATGAGATCAGGTAGGTTAAAAATAAGAATTGTCCCCAAATAAGCAATATAAAAACTCAGTCTGAATTATAGGCTGAGTTTTTATATGATTTTAAAGATATATAATAAATTTTGAATTATTGTTGAAGTAAGATTTTATAAAATAGCCTACAGCATATATAATCCACAAATGAACTGGATAAAAGATATAAAATAAATATTTTGTGGAATTTGTATTTAGTCCGCGTTGACCATTGTATAAAGAATATAGGTAGTGCAAATAGTTGCATCTATTGAAAATTTAACATAAAAAGATTTTCATAGTTGAATCCACCAGAAGCTAAAATGAAAAATTCGAAAGCGCATATAGATAAATAACCTAGGGACAGTTCTAATTTTTTATTTCATAACCTATTATAAATATTTATAATTTATTGAAAAATCGATTTTTATTTCAATTTAGTATTAAGTATTACAATTTTGTAATTAAGTTAGATAAATTATATTTATAAGGGATGTCATATATTTAAAAAGGATGCAATTTTGTAAATATAAAATACAAACAAAAATTAAGCAAAATTTAAGGACTGTCCCTGATTTTTCATAAAATTTTATAGTTTAAATTATAGAAAGTCATGTAGAATTGGGAGAACCGTCCCCAACATTTCTAAGGTTTTTAATAGAAGTAAAGCTAGGTTTAGAGTTAGAAAGTGAATAAGTAAATAATGTATAAAAATGTGAGGAATTTAAGTATAATAAAAAAACTCTAAAAGAATAAATAAAAAAATCAAATAATTATAAATACTTTTCAAACTATAGCAATATAATGTATTAATATTATTATAAAAAAAGAGGGTACTATGGATACAGATATTAATTCTTATGTTCAATTAGATAGAAAAATTGAGAAGCTTCTTTGGAAAGCAAAACTTTTAGGAAGTGGTCATAATGGAGTAGTATATTTGCTTCCTAATAATAAGGCAATTAAAATCTTTAAAGATAAAAAGGTATGTGAAAAAGAATATAGTATTTTAAAGAAAACAGGTAAAAGTAAGTATTTTCCTAGAACATATAATAAAGGAGAATATTATATAATTAGAGATTATGTAAGAGGAGAAAGGTTAGATGAATATATAAAAAACAAAAGATTAAATAAGGAAATATGTCACAATCTTATCAAACTTATTAAAGAATTTAAAAAACTCCATTTTAAAAAGCTAGATATAAGATGTAAAGACATATATGTAGGAAGGAAAAATTCTTTAATGATAATAGATCCTAAAAACAATTATTCTAAAGAAGTTGTATATCCTAGACATTTAATGAAAGGATTAAATAAACTAGGGGTATTAGATGAATTTCTGTCTGTAGTAAAAGAAGAATCACCTGAGAACTATGAATTGTGGAATTCTAGGATTAGACAATATTTGGAGAAAGGAATTAAGTAACAATGAAAGTA from Clostridium sp. MB40-C1 includes these protein-coding regions:
- a CDS encoding protein kinase, with translation MDTDINSYVQLDRKIEKLLWKAKLLGSGHNGVVYLLPNNKAIKIFKDKKVCEKEYSILKKTGKSKYFPRTYNKGEYYIIRDYVRGERLDEYIKNKRLNKEICHNLIKLIKEFKKLHFKKLDIRCKDIYVGRKNSLMIIDPKNNYSKEVVYPRHLMKGLNKLGVLDEFLSVVKEESPENYELWNSRIRQYLEKGIK